Proteins from one Mycolicibacter virginiensis genomic window:
- a CDS encoding SDR family oxidoreductase, with the protein MSQHLQDKVVVITGAGGGFGKLIAEKCAAAGARVVGVDIGAENLAAVFDGIREAGLSGTYQVADVTDIEQMKAAVQHAVQTFGAVDVIVNNAGVMPLAYFADHDKAWQHWHRAIDINIKGVVNGISAVYDQMIEQGRGHVVNISSIYGNAGVAGSGVYSATKAAVAVLSDSLRSEAKGKIKVTTVKPTGVLGTNLGRGVVNGSAIMGIVGSRGESYMRSVTAFAEGTLDPEQTDIDSVKYWLITPEDLAEAVVHVIDQPWGISISDITVRASGEDYIY; encoded by the coding sequence ATGTCGCAGCACCTGCAGGATAAGGTCGTCGTCATCACCGGTGCGGGTGGCGGATTCGGCAAACTGATCGCCGAGAAGTGCGCCGCCGCCGGAGCCCGCGTGGTCGGCGTGGACATCGGCGCCGAGAACCTTGCGGCGGTCTTCGACGGGATCCGCGAGGCCGGCCTGTCGGGCACCTATCAGGTCGCCGACGTCACCGACATCGAACAGATGAAGGCCGCCGTGCAGCATGCGGTGCAGACCTTCGGTGCGGTGGACGTCATCGTCAACAATGCCGGTGTGATGCCACTGGCCTATTTCGCCGATCACGACAAGGCCTGGCAGCACTGGCACCGGGCGATCGACATCAACATCAAGGGTGTGGTGAACGGCATTTCAGCCGTCTACGACCAGATGATCGAGCAGGGCCGCGGTCACGTCGTCAACATCTCCTCGATCTACGGCAACGCAGGTGTGGCCGGCTCGGGGGTCTACAGCGCGACCAAGGCCGCGGTCGCCGTCCTGTCGGACTCGCTGCGCAGCGAGGCGAAGGGAAAGATCAAGGTGACCACGGTCAAGCCGACCGGTGTGCTGGGCACCAATCTCGGCAGAGGCGTGGTCAACGGCTCCGCGATCATGGGCATCGTGGGATCCCGCGGTGAGAGCTACATGCGGTCGGTCACCGCGTTCGCCGAGGGCACCCTGGACCCTGAGCAGACCGACATCGACTCGGTGAAGTACTGGCTGATCACCCCCGAAGACCTCGCCGAGGCGGTGGTGCACGTCATCGACCAGCCCTGGGGCATCAGCATCAGTGACATCACCGTGCGAGCCAGCGGCGAAGACTACATCTACTGA
- a CDS encoding class I adenylate-forming enzyme family protein — MPHWDTPAYTAAEAARYHAVGWWSQTTLSDAVRRNAQQFPARDAYVDYLGAGLTWQEFDTAADVLAARLAGAGVRTGDRIAVWHRDAVAIHVLFVAIERCGAIVVGIGARAGTREVAAILTASQAQLLITDEQRHAAAAGLEIATLSIDELQAAEIGVPGPQLGADDVFLINSTSGTTGLPKCVVHTQNRWHYFHQLAVANGELSPDDVFLPIIPTPFGFGLWTSHTTPIHLGATAILLDRFTAAATCAAIAAHRVTVLCCVSTQLTMMMADPASREFDLSSLRVVFTGGEALPYRPAAEFEELTGAKILQFYGSNETGVLSATTLDDSLERRLRTGGRIVGEMAVRLFGGEDGNTDVTDTGRGQPACRGPATSLGYLNGVDHDKLFTTDGWMRMGDICEIDADGYLSVTGRTSDFILRGGKNISAAQVEDAVMTHPAIAVAAAVPMRDEVFGEKVCVYVELAEVARAGTLELAELVEHLLALGVSKELLPERLVVIDELPRSSGGKIAKGQLREISGHS, encoded by the coding sequence GTGCCCCACTGGGATACACCGGCCTACACCGCCGCCGAGGCGGCCCGCTATCACGCCGTCGGCTGGTGGTCGCAGACCACGCTGTCGGACGCGGTGCGCCGCAACGCCCAGCAGTTCCCCGCCCGGGACGCCTATGTGGACTATCTCGGCGCGGGCTTGACGTGGCAGGAATTCGACACCGCGGCAGACGTATTGGCGGCGCGGTTGGCCGGTGCCGGAGTGCGCACCGGAGACCGGATCGCGGTCTGGCATCGCGATGCCGTGGCCATCCATGTGCTGTTCGTGGCGATCGAGCGCTGCGGGGCCATCGTGGTCGGTATCGGTGCCCGGGCCGGAACTCGCGAGGTGGCTGCGATTCTGACCGCTTCGCAGGCCCAGCTACTGATCACCGATGAGCAGCGGCACGCCGCCGCGGCAGGACTCGAGATCGCAACGCTGAGCATCGATGAGCTGCAGGCCGCCGAGATCGGGGTACCGGGTCCGCAACTCGGCGCCGATGACGTCTTCTTGATCAACTCCACTTCCGGCACCACCGGGCTGCCCAAGTGTGTGGTGCACACCCAGAATCGCTGGCACTACTTTCACCAGCTGGCAGTCGCCAACGGGGAGTTGAGCCCCGATGATGTTTTCTTGCCGATCATTCCCACGCCGTTCGGTTTCGGGCTCTGGACCAGCCACACCACTCCGATCCACCTCGGCGCCACGGCAATCCTGTTGGACCGCTTCACCGCAGCCGCGACCTGCGCCGCGATTGCTGCCCATCGGGTCACGGTATTGTGCTGTGTCAGCACTCAATTGACCATGATGATGGCGGATCCGGCTAGCCGCGAGTTCGACTTGAGCTCGTTGCGGGTGGTGTTCACCGGCGGCGAGGCGTTGCCCTACCGGCCGGCCGCGGAGTTCGAGGAGCTGACCGGGGCGAAAATCCTGCAGTTCTACGGATCCAATGAGACTGGCGTGCTCAGCGCCACCACGCTCGACGACTCGTTGGAGCGGCGGTTGCGTACCGGTGGGCGAATCGTCGGCGAGATGGCGGTCCGGTTGTTCGGCGGCGAGGACGGCAACACCGACGTGACCGACACCGGCCGTGGGCAGCCCGCCTGCCGGGGGCCGGCCACCAGCCTCGGCTACTTGAACGGCGTCGATCACGACAAGCTGTTCACCACCGACGGCTGGATGCGCATGGGCGACATCTGCGAGATCGACGCCGACGGCTATCTCAGTGTCACCGGGCGGACCTCGGATTTCATTCTGCGCGGCGGCAAGAACATCAGCGCCGCCCAGGTCGAAGACGCGGTGATGACTCATCCGGCGATCGCGGTGGCGGCCGCGGTGCCGATGCGCGACGAAGTGTTCGGCGAGAAGGTGTGCGTCTACGTCGAACTCGCGGAGGTGGCGCGCGCCGGCACCTTGGAATTGGCCGAACTCGTCGAGCATCTGCTGGCCCTCGGGGTGTCCAAAGAGCTGCTGCCGGAACGCCTTGTCGTCATCGACGAGTTGCCGCGTTCATCCGGCGGCAAGATCGCCAAGGGCCAGTTGCGCGAAATCAGCGGTCACTCGTAG
- a CDS encoding ankryin → MTTYAEIRNNAPLWPGVMDRSLLGNRQAQAALYLADMAKRGKWSTVIRELDRGDHVVDVKAWRPGGKTWLTVLHQAGWHGASADVASWLIEQGALRSQPDAAGRTAYDLAVEHQRSAELLEVLKPPPAALDPDRVAALNFQLTAVIDDLIQHLFRDGDLRQMLRYPPVEVLHELPRRQLWFPVPYLWGGFRIGLRDNDIEVVGGYRELDPVGDVHVATVGYLITPEGPSQVYEGYE, encoded by the coding sequence GTGACGACCTACGCCGAGATCCGCAACAACGCGCCGCTGTGGCCGGGCGTGATGGACCGCTCGCTGCTGGGCAACCGGCAGGCACAGGCCGCCCTGTACCTGGCCGACATGGCCAAACGAGGCAAGTGGAGCACAGTGATCCGGGAACTCGACCGCGGCGATCATGTGGTCGATGTCAAGGCCTGGCGGCCCGGCGGCAAGACCTGGCTGACGGTGCTGCATCAGGCCGGCTGGCACGGCGCGTCTGCCGATGTCGCGTCCTGGCTGATCGAGCAGGGTGCGCTGCGCTCGCAGCCGGATGCCGCCGGTCGCACCGCCTATGACCTGGCCGTCGAACACCAACGGTCCGCCGAACTGCTGGAGGTGCTCAAGCCTCCCCCGGCCGCCCTTGACCCCGACCGGGTCGCCGCGCTCAACTTCCAGCTCACCGCCGTGATCGACGACCTGATCCAACACCTGTTCCGCGACGGCGACCTGCGCCAGATGCTCCGCTATCCCCCCGTCGAGGTGCTGCACGAGCTACCCAGAAGACAACTGTGGTTCCCGGTGCCCTACCTGTGGGGCGGGTTTCGGATCGGGCTGCGCGATAACGACATCGAAGTGGTCGGCGGCTATCGAGAACTCGACCCGGTCGGCGATGTGCACGTCGCGACGGTCGGTTACCTCATCACACCCGAGGGCCCGTCGCAGGTTTACGAAGGCTACGAGTGA
- a CDS encoding HNH endonuclease signature motif containing protein: protein MSEPDQVLPPAAAARAAIRADLTLIDDAQARLRCADTDIVGNAFRVEVAERLETQHRVNRGLSYRIFGEIADPADGPDDPRLPADTKITDLLWSRLRITRAEVRRRFRIAARIRPRRNLTGPPTPPELPEVAAAVEDGRIGDDHIKAVAKALDELPAKVAPADREAAERTLVRHATEQDAVFVTALGHAIADHLNPDGNFTDEDRARRRNLVLGRQGPDGMSKLNGCIDPETRAYLEAAIAAVRPGHRQPDGATERDTRSSGQRDHDALKLALRHGIESGAMGTHRGVPVTVIAVTKLADLDQAVRAMADPDVPMPPAARTGGGSRLPMRDLISMAANSIHYLAVFDDHSERPLYLGRSKRIATLDHRIICHARDRGCTRPNCPEPGYHCEVHHSTDWARGGRSNPDELYFACGGDHGGATRGDLQTMVTEQGRLAWTDGTAPPRINHLHHPEELLDEDEDP, encoded by the coding sequence GTGTCCGAGCCCGATCAGGTCCTCCCTCCCGCCGCGGCGGCGCGCGCAGCCATCCGCGCGGACCTGACACTGATCGACGACGCCCAGGCCCGGCTCCGCTGCGCCGACACCGACATCGTCGGCAACGCGTTTCGCGTGGAAGTCGCCGAACGCCTCGAAACCCAGCACAGAGTCAATCGCGGCCTGTCCTATCGCATCTTCGGCGAGATCGCCGACCCGGCCGACGGCCCCGACGATCCCCGACTGCCCGCCGACACCAAGATCACGGACCTGCTGTGGTCGCGCCTGCGCATCACCCGCGCCGAGGTCCGGCGCCGGTTCCGCATCGCCGCCCGTATCCGGCCGCGGCGCAACCTGACCGGACCCCCGACCCCGCCCGAACTTCCCGAAGTCGCCGCCGCTGTCGAGGATGGCCGTATCGGCGATGACCACATAAAGGCGGTCGCGAAAGCCCTCGACGAGCTACCCGCGAAAGTCGCACCGGCCGATCGCGAGGCTGCCGAAAGGACTCTGGTGCGCCACGCCACCGAACAGGACGCCGTCTTCGTGACCGCACTCGGTCACGCCATCGCCGATCACCTCAATCCCGACGGCAACTTCACCGACGAAGACCGGGCACGGCGGCGCAACCTCGTCCTGGGCCGTCAAGGTCCCGATGGAATGAGCAAGCTGAACGGCTGCATCGACCCGGAAACCCGCGCCTACCTCGAAGCAGCCATCGCTGCGGTCCGGCCCGGCCACCGCCAACCCGACGGCGCCACCGAACGCGATACCCGATCATCGGGGCAACGCGACCACGACGCCCTCAAACTGGCGCTGCGACATGGCATCGAGTCCGGCGCCATGGGCACTCACCGCGGCGTTCCGGTGACCGTCATCGCCGTCACCAAACTCGCCGACCTCGACCAGGCGGTCCGCGCGATGGCCGACCCGGACGTCCCGATGCCGCCTGCGGCCCGCACCGGTGGTGGCAGCCGCCTTCCGATGCGTGACCTGATCAGCATGGCGGCCAACTCGATTCACTACCTGGCAGTCTTCGACGACCACTCAGAGCGGCCGCTGTATCTGGGCCGCAGCAAGCGCATCGCCACGTTGGATCACAGGATCATCTGCCACGCCCGCGACCGCGGATGCACCAGACCGAACTGTCCGGAGCCCGGCTACCACTGCGAGGTCCACCATTCGACCGATTGGGCACGCGGCGGGCGCAGCAATCCCGACGAGCTCTATTTCGCCTGCGGCGGCGACCACGGCGGTGCCACCCGTGGCGATCTACAGACGATGGTCACCGAGCAAGGTCGACTGGCCTGGACCGACGGAACAGCCCCACCGCGGATCAACCATCTCCACCACCCGGAGGAACTCCTCGACGAGGATGAGGATCCATAG
- a CDS encoding Tex family protein yields MTANVTLKPVNARLADELEVAERQVAAAVALLDEGATVPFIARYRKEATGSLDDGQLRTLEERLRYLRELDDRRAAVLSSIEEQGKLTDALRNALLSADTKARVEDIYLPYKPKRRTKAQIAREAGLEPLADRLLADPALDPQQLASEYTGEEVADAAAALEGARAILVERAAEDAELVGAVREKFWSAGSLRTMPRSEEAAKSAAAQKFRDYFEFSEALETMPSHRVLAVLRGEKEDALALAFDGGDNEPYQAMVAKSLGVNMTASGPATPWLADTVRWAWDTRLAFSAAVDARMRLRQRAEQDAVAVFAKNLKDLLLAAPAGNRTTLGLDPGFRTGVKVAVVDGTGKVVDTCAIFPHQPQKQWDQAKAALAALVARHGVDLIAVGNGTASRETDALAAELIADLKSAGAPAPVKAMVSEAGASVYSASAYAAHELPDLDVTLRGAVSIARRLQDPLAELVKIEPKSIGVGQYQHDVTPGTLARSLDAVVEDAVNAVGVDLNTASAPLLAKVSGVSESLAEAIVAHRDQSGPFRNRAALLDVPRLGPKAFEQCAGFLRIRDGDDPLDSSGVHPEAYPVVRRILDRSGVSLAEIIGDERVLRSLKPGDFADDRFGVPTVTDILAELEKPGRDPRPAFSTATFAAGVEKVADLKVGMVLEGVVTNVAAFGAFVDVGVHQDGLVHVSAMADRFVSDPHEVVKSGQVVKVKVLEVDVDRQRIGLSLRLKDEPKAGGGAKSAPRRETGKQNRGGQRDGGSGRSRDSGRPSGSMADALRNAGFGR; encoded by the coding sequence GTGACCGCGAACGTGACCCTCAAACCGGTGAATGCCCGCCTTGCTGACGAACTGGAAGTAGCCGAACGTCAGGTCGCGGCGGCCGTCGCGCTGCTCGACGAGGGGGCGACGGTTCCGTTCATCGCCCGCTACCGCAAAGAGGCCACCGGCAGCCTCGATGACGGGCAGCTGCGCACCCTGGAAGAGCGGCTGCGCTACCTGCGTGAGCTCGACGACCGTCGGGCCGCGGTGCTGTCCTCGATCGAGGAGCAGGGCAAGCTCACCGACGCGCTGCGAAACGCGCTGCTGTCGGCCGACACCAAAGCCCGCGTGGAGGACATCTACCTGCCCTACAAGCCCAAGCGACGCACCAAGGCGCAGATCGCGCGTGAGGCGGGCCTGGAGCCGCTGGCCGACCGGCTGCTCGCGGACCCCGCACTGGACCCCCAGCAGCTCGCGTCGGAGTACACCGGCGAGGAGGTCGCCGACGCCGCGGCCGCACTGGAGGGTGCCCGCGCGATTCTGGTCGAACGTGCCGCCGAGGACGCCGAGCTGGTGGGTGCGGTCCGGGAGAAGTTCTGGTCAGCGGGCTCGCTGCGGACGATGCCGCGCTCCGAAGAGGCGGCGAAAAGTGCCGCGGCACAAAAATTCCGGGACTATTTCGAGTTCAGTGAAGCACTGGAGACCATGCCGTCACACCGGGTGCTGGCCGTGTTGCGCGGCGAGAAGGAAGATGCCTTGGCACTGGCCTTCGACGGTGGCGACAACGAGCCCTACCAGGCGATGGTCGCCAAATCGCTGGGCGTGAACATGACCGCTTCCGGCCCGGCCACGCCCTGGCTGGCCGACACCGTGCGGTGGGCATGGGACACCCGGCTGGCGTTCTCGGCGGCAGTCGATGCCCGGATGCGGTTGCGTCAACGTGCCGAGCAGGACGCGGTGGCGGTGTTCGCCAAGAACCTCAAAGACCTGTTGTTGGCAGCGCCGGCGGGCAACCGCACCACACTCGGCCTCGACCCCGGCTTTCGTACCGGGGTGAAGGTCGCCGTCGTCGACGGCACCGGCAAGGTCGTCGACACCTGCGCGATCTTCCCGCACCAACCGCAGAAGCAATGGGATCAGGCCAAGGCGGCGCTGGCCGCACTGGTGGCCCGCCATGGTGTGGACCTGATCGCGGTCGGCAACGGCACCGCGTCGCGCGAGACCGACGCCCTGGCCGCCGAGTTGATCGCCGACCTCAAGAGCGCCGGCGCCCCGGCACCGGTCAAGGCGATGGTCAGCGAGGCCGGCGCGTCGGTCTACTCGGCGTCGGCCTATGCCGCCCACGAGCTTCCCGACCTGGACGTCACGCTGCGCGGGGCGGTGTCGATCGCGCGGCGGCTGCAGGATCCACTGGCCGAACTGGTCAAGATCGAACCGAAGTCGATCGGTGTCGGTCAGTACCAGCACGACGTGACACCGGGAACCCTGGCGCGCAGCCTCGATGCGGTGGTCGAGGACGCGGTGAACGCCGTGGGCGTCGACCTCAACACCGCCTCGGCCCCGCTGCTGGCCAAGGTGTCGGGGGTGTCGGAGTCGCTGGCCGAAGCCATCGTGGCGCACCGCGACCAGAGCGGACCGTTCCGAAATCGGGCCGCTCTCCTCGACGTACCACGGTTGGGCCCCAAGGCATTCGAGCAGTGCGCCGGGTTCCTGCGCATCCGCGACGGCGACGACCCGCTGGATTCCTCGGGAGTGCACCCCGAGGCCTACCCGGTGGTCCGGCGCATCCTGGACCGCTCGGGCGTTTCGCTGGCCGAGATCATCGGCGACGAGCGAGTGCTGCGGTCGCTGAAACCCGGCGACTTCGCCGACGACCGGTTCGGGGTCCCTACCGTGACCGACATCCTCGCCGAGCTGGAGAAGCCGGGACGCGACCCGCGGCCGGCGTTCTCCACAGCGACGTTCGCCGCGGGCGTGGAGAAAGTGGCCGACCTCAAAGTGGGCATGGTCCTGGAAGGTGTGGTCACCAATGTTGCGGCCTTTGGCGCCTTCGTTGATGTCGGGGTGCACCAGGACGGTCTGGTGCACGTCTCGGCCATGGCCGATCGCTTCGTCTCCGACCCGCATGAGGTGGTGAAATCGGGTCAGGTCGTGAAGGTCAAGGTGCTCGAGGTCGATGTCGATCGGCAGCGGATCGGCCTGAGTCTGCGACTCAAAGACGAGCCGAAGGCGGGCGGCGGCGCGAAATCGGCTCCCCGGCGCGAAACCGGGAAGCAGAATCGGGGCGGGCAGCGCGACGGCGGTTCCGGCCGGAGCCGCGACAGCGGTCGCCCCAGCGGGTCGATGGCCGACGCGCTGCGTAACGCCGGTTTCGGGAGGTAG
- a CDS encoding FAD-binding oxidoreductase, whose protein sequence is MGAVGTDVAQTFADIVGAGALLTGEQIGPDYAHDEALVGTPVMPSYVARPQTAEQVAALLAAATEAKVPVTARGSGTGMSAGARPCPDGLLISFERMNAILEIDTDNQVAVVQPGVTLADLDAATAEAGLMYTVFPGELSASVGGNVGTNAGGMRAVKYGVTRHNVLGLQAALPTGELIRTGGRITKLSTGYDLTQLIIGSEGTCALATEVTVRLYPRLGHSATLLAPFRDLPAVMRAVPAVVRSGVDPVILEYVDKLTLAAISYSQNLNLGIPDAVRETAEAYLVVGVENRDRDRLDDDVAMLGELLASLGADDVYVLEGNSAHALIEAREKAFWTAKAAGAHDVIDVVVPRSEMHQFLTKAQGFAGAVGAGVVGCGHAGDGNVHLAVFCADDEVRHRLLHDIFAAAMDLGGAISGEHGLGRVKTQHFLELEDPAKIALMRRIKDAFDPAGILNPGVLL, encoded by the coding sequence ATGGGCGCGGTAGGCACTGATGTGGCGCAGACGTTCGCCGACATCGTCGGAGCAGGCGCACTGCTCACCGGTGAGCAGATCGGCCCCGACTATGCCCATGACGAGGCGCTGGTCGGAACCCCGGTGATGCCGAGCTACGTTGCCCGCCCGCAGACCGCCGAGCAGGTTGCGGCGCTGCTGGCCGCGGCAACCGAGGCGAAGGTCCCGGTCACGGCCCGCGGTTCGGGCACCGGCATGTCGGCCGGCGCGCGGCCGTGCCCCGACGGTCTGCTGATCTCCTTCGAGCGGATGAATGCGATCCTGGAGATCGACACCGACAATCAGGTCGCGGTGGTGCAACCTGGTGTCACATTGGCCGACCTCGACGCCGCGACGGCCGAGGCGGGCCTGATGTACACCGTCTTCCCCGGGGAACTGTCCGCCAGTGTCGGAGGCAACGTCGGTACCAACGCCGGCGGTATGCGCGCGGTCAAATACGGGGTGACGCGGCACAACGTGCTCGGCCTGCAGGCCGCGTTGCCTACCGGCGAGCTGATCCGCACCGGCGGGCGAATCACCAAGCTGTCCACCGGTTATGACCTGACCCAGCTGATCATCGGTTCGGAGGGCACCTGCGCGCTGGCCACCGAGGTCACGGTGCGGCTCTACCCGCGGCTCGGGCACTCCGCCACGTTGCTGGCGCCGTTCCGCGACCTGCCCGCGGTGATGCGCGCGGTGCCGGCGGTGGTGCGCAGCGGGGTGGACCCGGTGATCCTCGAATACGTCGACAAGCTCACTCTGGCCGCGATCAGCTACTCGCAGAACCTGAACCTGGGCATCCCCGACGCGGTGCGTGAGACCGCGGAGGCCTACCTGGTGGTGGGGGTGGAGAACCGCGACCGCGACCGCCTCGACGACGACGTGGCCATGCTGGGCGAACTGCTGGCCTCGCTCGGCGCCGACGATGTCTATGTGTTGGAAGGCAATTCAGCGCATGCCCTGATCGAGGCCCGGGAGAAGGCGTTCTGGACAGCCAAGGCCGCCGGCGCCCACGACGTCATCGACGTAGTGGTCCCGCGGTCCGAGATGCACCAATTTCTCACCAAGGCACAAGGATTCGCGGGGGCGGTCGGTGCCGGAGTGGTCGGCTGCGGACACGCCGGTGACGGCAACGTCCACCTGGCGGTGTTTTGCGCCGACGACGAGGTCCGCCACCGGCTGCTGCACGACATCTTCGCGGCCGCGATGGACCTCGGCGGCGCCATCTCCGGTGAACACGGTCTGGGACGGGTCAAGACGCAGCATTTCCTGGAGCTGGAGGACCCGGCCAAGATCGCCCTGATGCGCCGCATCAAGGATGCCTTCGACCCCGCCGGGATCCTCAATCCGGGCGTGCTTCTATAG
- a CDS encoding acetolactate synthase large subunit: MTNGAQALIATLVDSGVQVCFANPGTSEMHFVAALDSVPQMRGVLCLFEGVVTGAADGYARVAAKPAATLLHLGPGLGNGLANLHNARRAHVPVVNVIGDHATYHKKYDAPLESDIEPLTDWTHGWVRRTNSGDDVGRDAAEAVAESMSSPAQVANLILPADISWEDGAQAAGPVDPVPAAAPDAQAVADVAAVLGSGEPVAILIGGPAVADVRALEATDRIVAATGARALVETFPARLVRGAGVPAIDRLGYLAEQAAFQLDGIKHLVVAGTRAPVSFFAYPGKASDLVPEGCVVHNLAGLETDVVAALEQLAEAVAAGVPPRPAPAAVPELPSGQLTPQNWVQVIGALLPDNAIISDESNTSGLMLPAATAGAPRHDVLTLTGGAIGQGLPVALGAAVAAPDRPVIALQADGSAAYTISALWTMARENLNVTTVLINNSSYAILRLELARVGAEGGGPKANDLLDLSRPNMDFAKIAEGFGVPATVATTCEELAEQFRRAVAEPGPHLIDARIPTLF; this comes from the coding sequence ATGACTAACGGAGCACAGGCCCTGATCGCCACCTTGGTCGACAGCGGGGTGCAGGTCTGCTTCGCCAACCCCGGTACCTCCGAGATGCATTTCGTCGCCGCCTTGGACTCGGTGCCGCAGATGCGCGGGGTGCTGTGCCTGTTCGAAGGCGTGGTGACCGGTGCCGCGGACGGGTACGCCCGGGTGGCCGCCAAGCCGGCTGCCACCCTGCTGCACCTGGGGCCCGGCCTGGGCAATGGTCTGGCCAACCTGCACAACGCCCGCCGCGCGCACGTGCCGGTGGTCAACGTCATCGGGGACCACGCCACCTACCACAAGAAGTACGACGCACCCCTGGAATCCGACATCGAACCCCTGACCGACTGGACTCACGGCTGGGTGCGCCGTACCAACTCCGGTGACGACGTCGGGCGCGATGCCGCCGAAGCGGTCGCGGAGTCGATGTCCAGCCCGGCGCAGGTTGCCAACCTGATTCTGCCCGCCGATATCTCCTGGGAAGACGGGGCGCAGGCGGCCGGACCGGTCGACCCGGTCCCCGCGGCCGCTCCCGACGCACAGGCCGTCGCCGACGTCGCGGCCGTGTTGGGCAGCGGCGAGCCGGTGGCAATCCTGATCGGCGGACCCGCCGTCGCCGATGTGCGTGCGTTGGAGGCCACTGACCGGATCGTCGCCGCAACCGGGGCTCGTGCTCTGGTCGAGACGTTCCCGGCCCGGCTGGTCCGGGGCGCAGGGGTCCCGGCGATCGACCGGCTTGGTTACCTGGCCGAGCAGGCAGCCTTCCAACTCGACGGCATCAAGCACCTGGTGGTGGCCGGCACCCGGGCTCCGGTGTCGTTCTTCGCCTACCCCGGCAAGGCCAGCGACCTGGTTCCCGAGGGCTGCGTCGTGCACAACCTGGCCGGCCTCGAGACCGACGTGGTGGCCGCTCTGGAGCAGCTGGCCGAAGCGGTGGCCGCCGGGGTGCCGCCGCGGCCCGCACCCGCCGCCGTCCCCGAACTTCCGTCTGGGCAGCTCACCCCGCAGAACTGGGTGCAGGTGATCGGAGCGCTGCTGCCCGACAACGCGATCATCTCCGATGAGTCCAACACCTCGGGTCTGATGCTGCCCGCGGCCACGGCCGGGGCACCACGCCACGACGTGCTCACGCTCACCGGCGGGGCGATCGGGCAGGGACTGCCGGTCGCGCTCGGCGCGGCCGTGGCCGCACCCGACCGGCCGGTGATCGCGCTGCAGGCCGACGGCAGTGCGGCCTACACCATCTCCGCGCTGTGGACGATGGCACGCGAGAACCTCAACGTGACCACGGTGCTGATCAACAACAGCTCCTATGCGATCCTGCGCCTGGAGCTGGCCAGGGTGGGTGCCGAAGGCGGTGGCCCGAAAGCAAACGACCTACTCGACCTGTCGCGGCCGAACATGGACTTCGCGAAGATCGCCGAGGGGTTCGGGGTGCCGGCCACGGTGGCCACCACCTGCGAGGAACTCGCCGAACAGTTCCGCCGCGCCGTCGCAGAACCGGGGCCGCACCTGATCGATGCGCGGATCCCGACCCTGTTCTGA
- a CDS encoding cutinase family protein gives MNLRNTVRTFAAAAMLTGTLVAAPVGLPLATAEPCPDAEVVFARGSGQPVGLGDVGDAFVGSLQEQLAGLNVNVYPVEYPASTDYRNSAVLGESDATAHIQATVANCPKTKLVLGGYSQGASVIAMSSNALPAPVANHVVAVALFGPPSSPYSTSLWGGPLPVLASSYRPKTIDFCLTGDIYCEDSGSVVPHLMYVQDGKTVEAATFVASRLTAVQSVN, from the coding sequence ATGAATTTGCGTAACACTGTTCGCACCTTCGCGGCCGCGGCGATGCTCACCGGAACCCTGGTGGCCGCTCCGGTGGGCCTGCCCCTCGCAACCGCAGAGCCCTGCCCGGACGCCGAAGTGGTGTTCGCCCGCGGCTCCGGCCAGCCCGTCGGGCTCGGTGACGTCGGTGACGCGTTCGTCGGCTCCCTGCAGGAGCAGCTGGCCGGCCTCAACGTGAACGTCTACCCGGTCGAGTACCCGGCGAGCACGGACTACCGCAACAGCGCGGTGCTCGGTGAGTCTGACGCCACCGCCCACATTCAGGCCACGGTCGCCAACTGCCCCAAGACCAAGCTCGTGCTCGGCGGCTACTCCCAAGGCGCCAGCGTCATCGCCATGTCCAGCAATGCGCTGCCGGCGCCGGTGGCCAACCACGTGGTCGCGGTGGCACTGTTCGGCCCGCCGTCGAGCCCGTACTCCACCTCGTTGTGGGGCGGCCCGCTGCCGGTCCTCGCCTCCTCTTACCGCCCGAAAACCATCGACTTCTGCCTGACGGGCGATATCTACTGCGAGGACAGCGGAAGCGTCGTCCCGCACCTGATGTACGTGCAGGACGGCAAGACGGTGGAGGCCGCGACATTCGTGGCGAGCCGGCTCACGGCCGTCCAGAGCGTCAACTAA